Proteins encoded by one window of Cannabis sativa cultivar Pink pepper isolate KNU-18-1 chromosome 4, ASM2916894v1, whole genome shotgun sequence:
- the LOC115712834 gene encoding putative fasciclin-like arabinogalactan protein 20, producing MAASLLISLTLLSFLSLSSSLPSNTIIDASEILSDSGFASMALTLDLVSQTLTQRTPSLTIFAPADDAFKRSGQPALSLLRYHFCPLTLPLETLKSLPSGTKIPTLLPGRTLTVTHSSSTSEISLNNVKISRRFPIFDDGSLIVFGVPEFFDPNFQAPGPGNSPRFGPRCKSLPSKAAAMGFPGASWFKEASRDLRSNGYSSMASFLDLQLLGFNKDPTTMTVFAPNDMAMANRPTDQAQDPSIFLRHVVPCKLLWSDLINFTDGTVLPTYSDGFTITITRSGSTLMINGIPVTVSNLHYSDSVVVHGLNELLTGQATTSGSG from the coding sequence ATGGCGGCTTCACTTCTCATCTCTCTAACTCTTCTCTcatttctttctctctcctcCTCACTCCCCTCAAACACCATTATCGATGCCTCCGAGATTCTCTCCGACTCTGGCTTCGCTTCCATGGCTCTTACTCTGGATCTCGTCTCCCAAACCCTAACCCAGAGGACTCCTTCTCTCACGATATTTGCTCCGGCCGATGACGCCTTTAAGAGATCAGGGCAACCCGCTCTATCTCTCCTCCGTTACCACTTCTGCCCCCTCACTTTGCCGCTGGAGACCCTCAAATCGCTTCCCTCTGGGACCAAGATCCCGACTCTGTTACCGGGCCGTACCTTGACCGTCACTCATTCCTCCTCTACCTCTGAAATTTCACTGAACAATGTCAAAATCAGTAGAAGATTTCCGATCTTCGATGATGGTTCTCTGATTGTCTTCGGAGTTCCAGAGTTCTTCGATCCCAATTTTCAAGCTCCCGGACCCGGTAATAGCCCGAGGTTTGGTCCAAGATGCAAATCGTTGCCATCGAAGGCTGCCGCCATGGGGTTTCCGGGAGCTTCTTGGTTTAAAGAAGCCAGTAGAGATTTGAGGTCCAATGGGTACTCATCCATGGCTTCGTTTCTGGATTTGCAGTTGTTGGGGTTCAACAAGGACCCGACTACAATGACTGTGTTTGCTCCTAATGACATGGCCATGGCGAATCGTCCAACCGATCAGGCTCAAGACCCATCAATCTTTCTACGACATGTCGTTCCTTGCAAGCTTCTTTGGAGTGATTTGATCAATTTCACTGATGGAACGGTGTTGCCTACATACTCGGATGGGTTCACCATCACCATTACCAGATCGGGTAGTACATTGATGATTAATGGAATTCCTGTAACCGTTTCCAACCTCCATTATAGTGATTCTGTCGTTGTTCATGGCCTAAATGAGCTTCTTACTGGACAAGCAACTACATCTGGGTCAGGTTAA